From the Drosophila sechellia strain sech25 chromosome X, ASM438219v1, whole genome shotgun sequence genome, the window AACTAAATGGTGATTTGTTTACATGTATTTTTGGCATTAGTTAATACGGAAAGCGACGGAGATGGAGAGAGACAGAGCTAAAGGCAGTGAAAGAGAcagagaaagaaagaaaacgcTTTTTGAACTACTTATTGATAAATGAAGATTGTTTTAATGAACTATTAATGTGCGTGTATTTATGAACAAATTAACtataattacaaataaataaatgtgagCCTTTTACTTCAAAAGCAAAACCTTGATCGtttcaattatttataaaatggaTATACATATTCGAGGGGTTTCCACCATAAgttggctaaaaatggtcatATATATGTAAGAATACCTGTTTTGAGCAGCCAATTCACAGTGCTAATGATccctattatttttttaaaggatttaggaaaattaatttttgggtcatttttgcatttttgcaatttgcaaaaaattttgaaaaaatagaattttaatttttgaacacagtttgattggaaatttaattacgaactcaacgaggtataacattccatattcaggctattatttttaaagttgtggcAAAAAAACGGATTATTTGATGTACGAAATTTGGAAACACGGcttttgccaaaaacttgatatttacaaacggaatTTTCGCCATAACTTCGCTGAAAATTGTCATATAGATGaaagaataactgttttgagcagctaattaccaTTGCAAACTATCCCTATcattttttaaagaatttagaaaaattaatttttgggtcaatttttgcattttttgtaaggggtaacatcatcaaaatttgcaaaaaattgtgaaaaaatagaattttaatttttgaacacagtttgattggaaatttaattacgaactcaacgaggtataacattccatattcaggctattatttttaaagttgtggcAAAAAAAACGGATTATTTGATGTACGAAATTTGGAAACACGGcttttgccaaaaacttgatatttacaaacggaatTTTCGCCATAACTTCGCTGAAAATTGTCATATAGATGaaagaataactgttttgagcagcagCTAATTACCAATGCTAACTGCACATACAAAAATAGAGTTCCCATTTTTTAACAAAGTTTGATGGGaaatttaacttaatttttaAGCTACCAGGCGACCCAAAAGGTCATTCCAAAAGGTCACGATCCATTGGTAGTTTGTCCTGGAAAAAATGATAATCACCactaaattaaacaaaaagcattccgttttccatatattttatacacaattttcatttgttactttttatttgcttttttttaaactgcaaaatgcattttgcTTTTACATCAAGTTGTATTTTGGTTTCTCGATTCTCCTTATGAAATGATAACACATACTTATATGTCCTTAAATATTATGCGACCATTTCTCTAGACTAAGATCTCCATGTTTCGGGTGTGGATCGTGGACTGGTGGACTGGCCGGACGCGCGTCCTGCCGCGTGTATGTACAGTGTCTCCCTGTGGTTTTGAGCTGGATTGGGTGGAGATTAGTGGATTGGTGGAGGCTAGTGGTCTTCCGGTTGGTTAGTGGTGGCTTATCCAAGTGCGACAAATGCGAGTATTCAATATTCAATATGCGGGGAGTAGCTGTTAGTGGATAGATTTAGTCAAGAGTTGGTTAAGGGTGGGCtggatcgatcgatcgatcatCTGGTAAatggttttttgttgttgtttttaagTTTTGATTTTAGGTGCATGTTGTGCGCTGCAAAGCTTTCTGAAAGCAATCGTGACACATGCAACATTTTGCGTACTCATACTAAGTAATTTTCTTTAAACTTCGTTTGAACGGAAAACAAAGGCTTGTGACTCTAACTAATTTTACATTACACTTGAAGAAATTTTCCTAATTTTCATACATGTGTTATtacatatagatatatatgtatatatatatatatatatatatatatatatatataatttgtttttttgtttttaaataaattctttCCTTCACTCCGAGCCTGGAGactacaaaaaatatttatagttatCTGCGCGGCATTATTTTGCGTCTTCCCAATTTTGGATTGGTTTTGGATTATATGCAGTATGATCCGAGTGTCAAGCGTTATAAAAATAGAGCATCCATCGATCTGATCTGGGAGGTGAGTAGTATTCATCATGCAATCTGgtaaggttttttttttgctttttgttctTTGTTTCTCTAGGAAAAGgcctttgaaagaattgaaaatggttctgttctgttctgtgaTTAAATAGTATTGGAGTGTATGACTTCAGTGGTCTGgtctgactgactgactgactggctgtgCGAGGAGAGTCTGTGGCTCCAATTTCGACTTGCATCTTTCATTCGGGTTTGATCACAGCTTTTACAATTCTAATGATATATACGTGTGAGTGGTATAGTGTGTATGGGTTGTGTGTTTGGAGCACGGTGCGGGCAACTCTTAAGTTAGCACCAAAAATACTATATATCTCGTAGGTATTATATTTACATGCATACAAACATGATGAGACAAAAAAACGTATTTatctttcttatttttttttagcagaTGTGTTGCAGTATATGcacttaatttgtttttatatgtaaatatttataatacttTCGCAAAGATGCACGAAGAAAATGCATTCTGACCGACATTACATACACATAGTTGTTACACTTAAGATTTCgtttatgttttcattttcagtttACTTCTGTTCGAGAAAGCTGCCATTCTTGACTTGATTCATAATTGAATATAGATCTTcttgttattttaaaaaagtaaTACAAAATATGTCTGGTTTTccttcatttattttctttacgATTATTATTCCGTTTTAGATTCGCTTGGCATATATGAAAAATGTAGGTAAGAAGGCATGTTAGATATATGTTTCTTAATCATTTCTCTTTAATACTCGCTTTCTGCGCTTTTCAACTATTCACGTCTAGttggtaaaataatttttagtAAAATTCACTACGACTTCCTGTTCGATACACTTAACTACGCTCTATGTATAAATATTAGAAAAAAAgggtaaaaaacaaaacaaaatgacACATTTAACAGCTTAGGGGGGCGAAGAGAGCTTTGTGGGTGGGGGTGTTCGGGCATCAGATTCGGTCACATCTGGAGGAGATGCGGCCAGGAGACTGGGCTGGCGAAGATGAATCTCTCTTGTTAATTTTGGTCTATTTTCGTATGCAACAACATTGAACAGTGCTTAAATCTGATTTCTTCTGGTATTTTTATAATCGTTATACATATTCCATATTCCTATATGCGGTACGTAGATCTAGGCATATGCTATAAATTTTATGTAACTAGTTGGCTGACGCGCCGCTGATGCTgccgctcctgctgctccatcTTCAGCTGCTTAGTTGCGTTTAGGAAATTCGCAGCCCGCTGCATCTGATTACTCGGTTGAGATGGGGAAAACGCACAAAATTTGTCCGCTGCGCCTCGGGTCCGTCTACGATTTTGACAGTCCGCCGGACGGTTTGTTTGGTTTGCTCGCCACGAGTGGCCTCTAGTCCCGCTCTTCCTGGTCGTCGTCCttatcctcatcctcatcttTTATGCCTTCGTTGTACTCCGTACTTTATCGGACTCTAGTTAACTTTGTCATGGTTAAACACTCTTCGCTGTtaatttcggttttttttttttgcgtttgtttagccttttgtttgttttgctaaTGGTgctggttttgtttttgtttctttatttttagctatttgtttttcatttactttaaatttaatttaaataatgtttatatatagatGTTTTTGCTATACAACTATAGCTTGGTGTGTAatagtatttaaaaaaaaataatagattAACGTAAATTGTTTACTCTACTCTCTACAACATCATCTCCCTCGTTCGTGTCTCCGTGTCTCGGAATCTATCTATGCTTCCGATCGTTTCTCTCGTGTCATATATACCATATTATATCATATCAGGCCGAACATCTAGTCGAAGAAAGTTACAACTCCAATGGTAAAACATAAAATTATTCTGTATACAAGTTGTTTCCTCGTCCCTTTTCCGGTCCAAGGACTGTGTTGATAGTATTAGCCTACTCCGAGTCCGGTTCGCGCTCATCGAAGCCAGCCAGATCGACCGTCTGTAGCATTCCACGCGAATATGCGTATTCGATGAGGGCCAGGTGACAGAACACGTACTGATCGGGCATCTGAATGGAGTAGGCTCGCTGCGACCGGATCTTCTCAACGGTGCCACGAATGTCCGCCGTGCCCACGTCCTCCAGGCGCGATATGCAAATGTCCAGGGTGATGAATGTACCTGTGTAGAGTTTTTGGTAGTCAGTAAATCTGACGTGGATTGTCCACAATGTTGGCGACTCACCTGTGCGTCCAATGCCTGCACTGCAGTGAACCACAATGGGCGGTCCACGGGGATGACCCGCCCAGGTGTCGCCCAGTCCTTGGACGAGCTGCGCCTGCTTCTCACGCACCTTCTGCAGGAAGTTCAGCATGGCCATGGCCGAGCTGGGAACGCCATAGTCCGGCCAGCTGGTGAACTGCCAATGTGAGACATTGCGAATTTCGTCAGTCTGTTGGCAAAATGACAAGTGATTATAATATTCGCTATCGTTGCCCTATTTAGAGAGCTTCACCTTTATGTTTCTCAATTCTAACGAGGCAACCATATAGTCTTCGTTGCACTCAACGCTAATTGTTCGCACATGGTAGTCGCCAAACTCTAAGGAACTTTCTTCAGTCGGCTCCCAGTACTGGCCGCATTTCACGCGTCCGCGCTCCATCACGCGCGTCGTCATCACTATAACTAAACAATGTTGTTCCCAGATCATGCGCCAAAAGTCCTGGGATGTCTTTGGTAATGGACCTGGCGGCGTGAACTCCATTAGCATAGAGTTTATACATATGATTAAGTGTGTCATCATCGCTTACCTTGAGTTGAAATATAGGCATTCTTTTGTTTGTAGCcatcgacgaaattggcattTATATAATCCGACGGCTCGTCGCCGTCTTCGTGTGCCAGAACCACTCGACTGTGATCGTAGCAGAGGACGTCTGTGTAGCGATTCTTGGTCGAATTGGCCCGCATTCTGCAAGGATATGGGAACGTTTATTATCTGAGATGTAGAATTGAGATATCGTTTGACCTACCTCGCATGCAGGAAGGTGCCCTCGGGCGCCCTATTCCGAATGTCCGCGTACTCCTTAATCAGACCATGGCGACCGCGCTGCTTCACCATCTGAACAATCTGATCAATGGGCTTGGGATCGCCCTCCTGACCGGCGAGACTATCATCATCACTGAAGCCGGATGAGGCGCTGCTGGGCGGATTCTCTGACCAGAACTCGCCGCCGCCATTGGTGGTGGTGCCAGCAGCTGCTCCGGCTGCTCCAGAAGCTGTGGTGGCGTTCGTGATGGTACTATTGTTGTCCGCGGAGCCACTTGTGTTGAGCTTGAGGGGATTGGCCACTGTGGctgcactgctgctgctgctactgctgtgATTCGCCGCCTGACGGTGGCTTGGACTCAGTCCGTTGATGGTGATATTTTCGTTGGGTTCCGTCGCcgtcgtcgctgctgccgtTGCTCCGCCAGCTGTCGATCCAGCTGGACCGACGCCATTGCTGACCGTCACCACGGTGGTATTGTTATCGCCCAACTGGTGGACGGCGCTGATTATCGTGGCTGCCGTTGTTGCGGCCTCGGTTTCCGTGCCATTGGTGGACAGAACTGCTGATCCAGCTGCTGAACCGGATCCGGATCCACCGCCCACACCCACGATATTGGCCAGCAGCTCGTCCTCACGATTCGTCATCGATTGGCGGCAGCTGAGCAACCATGTGGCGTGATCGACCTCCAGCGTGCCACCCAAGTGAATGGGCAGCGCCTTGCGCGGCACGTGCAGCGCCAATTGAGGCACCGATACAGTGAACACTCGCTCGCGCAGCTTCTCGCGCACGAACAGACGCAGGATCTTGAAGGGTGCCTTGAACCACAGTGGCGCCGTCACGATCAGGACCTTCTTCAGACGCGCTGGATAGCCGCCCTGCAAGGATCAAAGAATGTTTTGATGATTAGAACTTTGCTCTTAAATgtgtaaacatttttttagcAGTATAATCTCTAGTTTAAAATAAACCCAAAATGGATATTTTTTCAGAATTTCGGAATTAAATCGCTATCCTTTGAGCAATTGCTAACTAGTCCATCTCTCAATGGCCATGGTTCtcggtatatttttaattagtttcgtCCAATTATTATTGACTTCATTTACTAATTGACACACGGACGGCATGATTAAAAGTAAGATTAATGTACATCGAGCTGTAAGCAACCAATTAGAGGAGCATGCAGCAATTTTCCAGGAagttttcaaatatatatgtatattgtatgtatgtacgtatgtgtGTCGACGGACAACCCATCGTATTTCATTTTACTGAGAATCAATTTGTGGCAGTTGACATTTTTGCTTACAGTTTCGACCCTTGCACTTTTACCCAAAACTGCGCAGCTGAGATTTTTCATTCGGAATTGCGATTTTAGATTTTGTTAAGCTAACGCCACTGCTCCACCACACACACCCCCCTCCCCACCCTTGTTAATGAATGTTTCTAGTCCACCTAAAATCTGAATAGCAGCTTTTTTCCAGGAATCGTATATTGCACACTGCTGTGCATTGGACCCAATACGAGGGTTTGCTGGATGGAAAAGTCCACGCATAGCACAGCCCAGAGATATTTGTAAATGGGCCACGTTCGTATGGGGACCCAGTTTCCAGGGAAACCTTGTGAAATAAAGCAAGTTGGAGTTCTGGCTAAAAAACTTTGCATTTATTAATTAACGCAACCCCAATGAAAGGCTCTAGTTTCAGCTAGCCATCATTACTTGCTTTGGAATACATAGAGATACGCACTTCTTGGAAAAATCGAGAAACCTTTCACGATGCTTTCAATCATTCTACACTCAATTTAAAGTGAAATGAAAGCAATttaaaatagtaaatatttgATGGTTATTGGCTTATAACTTTTCTGAACCAGCTTGAGTAACACATATATTAAGCTAAATTTTTATACATTAGGACATTTATCTCGA encodes:
- the LOC6617475 gene encoding tyrosine-protein phosphatase non-receptor type 9 isoform X1, encoding MQQTQWNKEDRNNNSGSTSEQDSGCHRRLFLCIAKAVKQFIDLCNNLGANCSTTTTTSPSTSSSSASSTQNLIAVVPPQLQQLQVQLPAPGGGGGGGAGAGGGAGAGGGGGGGAAPVRRHISHTTAVKFLYARKFDIPRAVSLYEQHEQIRLKEYLYNIDPDVEPLRSELQTGKFTILPARTSSGAAIALFTANRHSPLSVSHTTTLQGIVYQLDSALQDSETQRAGLVFIYDMSGSKYSNFDYDLSQKILTLLKGGYPARLKKVLIVTAPLWFKAPFKILRLFVREKLRERVFTVSVPQLALHVPRKALPIHLGGTLEVDHATWLLSCRQSMTNREDELLANIVGVGGGSGSGSAAGSAVLSTNGTETEAATTAATIISAVHQLGDNNTTVVTVSNGVGPAGSTAGGATAAATTATEPNENITINGLSPSHRQAANHSSSSSSSAATVANPLKLNTSGSADNNSTITNATTASGAAGAAAGTTTNGGGEFWSENPPSSASSGFSDDDSLAGQEGDPKPIDQIVQMVKQRGRHGLIKEYADIRNRAPEGTFLHARMRANSTKNRYTDVLCYDHSRVVLAHEDGDEPSDYINANFVDGYKQKNAYISTQGPLPKTSQDFWRMIWEQHCLVIVMTTRVMERGRVKCGQYWEPTEESSLEFGDYHVRTISVECNEDYMVASLELRNIKTDEIRNVSHWQFTSWPDYGVPSSAMAMLNFLQKVREKQAQLVQGLGDTWAGHPRGPPIVVHCSAGIGRTGTFITLDICISRLEDVGTADIRGTVEKIRSQRAYSIQMPDQYVFCHLALIEYAYSRGMLQTVDLAGFDEREPDSE
- the LOC6617475 gene encoding tyrosine-protein phosphatase non-receptor type 9 isoform X3, producing the protein MEAEQQEFAVKQFIDLCNNLGANCSTTTTTSPSTSSSSASSTQNLIAVVPPQLQQLQVQLPAPGGGGGGGAGAGGGAGAGGGGGGGAAPVRRHISHTTAVKFLYARKFDIPRAVSLYEQHEQIRLKEYLYNIDPDVEPLRSELQTGKFTILPARTSSGAAIALFTANRHSPLSVSHTTTLQGIVYQLDSALQDSETQRAGLVFIYDMSGSKYSNFDYDLSQKILTLLKGGYPARLKKVLIVTAPLWFKAPFKILRLFVREKLRERVFTVSVPQLALHVPRKALPIHLGGTLEVDHATWLLSCRQSMTNREDELLANIVGVGGGSGSGSAAGSAVLSTNGTETEAATTAATIISAVHQLGDNNTTVVTVSNGVGPAGSTAGGATAAATTATEPNENITINGLSPSHRQAANHSSSSSSSAATVANPLKLNTSGSADNNSTITNATTASGAAGAAAGTTTNGGGEFWSENPPSSASSGFSDDDSLAGQEGDPKPIDQIVQMVKQRGRHGLIKEYADIRNRAPEGTFLHARMRANSTKNRYTDVLCYDHSRVVLAHEDGDEPSDYINANFVDGYKQKNAYISTQGPLPKTSQDFWRMIWEQHCLVIVMTTRVMERGRVKCGQYWEPTEESSLEFGDYHVRTISVECNEDYMVASLELRNIKTDEIRNVSHWQFTSWPDYGVPSSAMAMLNFLQKVREKQAQLVQGLGDTWAGHPRGPPIVVHCSAGIGRTGTFITLDICISRLEDVGTADIRGTVEKIRSQRAYSIQMPDQYVFCHLALIEYAYSRGMLQTVDLAGFDEREPDSE
- the LOC6617475 gene encoding tyrosine-protein phosphatase non-receptor type 9 isoform X2 — its product is MVHLYQRRRNREQAVKQFIDLCNNLGANCSTTTTTSPSTSSSSASSTQNLIAVVPPQLQQLQVQLPAPGGGGGGGAGAGGGAGAGGGGGGGAAPVRRHISHTTAVKFLYARKFDIPRAVSLYEQHEQIRLKEYLYNIDPDVEPLRSELQTGKFTILPARTSSGAAIALFTANRHSPLSVSHTTTLQGIVYQLDSALQDSETQRAGLVFIYDMSGSKYSNFDYDLSQKILTLLKGGYPARLKKVLIVTAPLWFKAPFKILRLFVREKLRERVFTVSVPQLALHVPRKALPIHLGGTLEVDHATWLLSCRQSMTNREDELLANIVGVGGGSGSGSAAGSAVLSTNGTETEAATTAATIISAVHQLGDNNTTVVTVSNGVGPAGSTAGGATAAATTATEPNENITINGLSPSHRQAANHSSSSSSSAATVANPLKLNTSGSADNNSTITNATTASGAAGAAAGTTTNGGGEFWSENPPSSASSGFSDDDSLAGQEGDPKPIDQIVQMVKQRGRHGLIKEYADIRNRAPEGTFLHARMRANSTKNRYTDVLCYDHSRVVLAHEDGDEPSDYINANFVDGYKQKNAYISTQGPLPKTSQDFWRMIWEQHCLVIVMTTRVMERGRVKCGQYWEPTEESSLEFGDYHVRTISVECNEDYMVASLELRNIKTDEIRNVSHWQFTSWPDYGVPSSAMAMLNFLQKVREKQAQLVQGLGDTWAGHPRGPPIVVHCSAGIGRTGTFITLDICISRLEDVGTADIRGTVEKIRSQRAYSIQMPDQYVFCHLALIEYAYSRGMLQTVDLAGFDEREPDSE